The following are encoded in a window of Ranitomeya variabilis isolate aRanVar5 chromosome 6, aRanVar5.hap1, whole genome shotgun sequence genomic DNA:
- the ATXN1 gene encoding ataxin-1 yields the protein MKSNQERSNESLPPKKREIPATSRPSEEKTVGTTNENHRTNSLSWLPTTVSSHGGCHHGHAGTSIEAGLQQGVGLHKTHSTGIDYSPPSAPRSVPTVTTVPAIYQTAQSQSGASVSPVQYTNVPHTFQFIGPQYSGPSYAGFINSQLISPTSNSTSSAVSSAATGITTPSQRTQMEAYSTMLANVSSLTQHGHKIESHLDRTPGLIAAGSPPTQSSQYVHISSSSQSGARTLSPPTIPVHLHTHPVIPHTLTLGTSSQVVVQYSDSGAHFIARDRTKKEESSRSQAKEILNGGFLVPSSTDAQLLKAGNNKPASQHYETRHIVVHPSTEFGARDHSGVRTSVMVVPNSNTAAMDIDVPQTIKRETSPSTAHNKGSLHLGKPAHRSYALSPQQTLCAESVKTVATLSPHTVIQTTHSAAEQLSVGLPAAAFYAGTQQPVIGYLSSQQQTIGYPGNLPQHLVIPGTQPLLIPVGNPDIESSAVGVAPAIVTSSPQFAAVPHTFVTTPIPKSDNYSAESLTTQTAYQTALVPAQFHLPVVQSVASPMAAAPTLPPYFAKGSIIQLANGDLKKVEDLKTEDFIQSADISNDLKIDSSTVERIENSHSPGIAVIQFAVGEHRAQVSVEVLIEYPFFVFGQGWSSCSPERTSQLFDLPCSKLSVGDVCISLTLKNLKNGSIKKGQPMDSASILLKHPKNDSMSGNRHRYAEQENGINQGSAQVSSENGELRCPAGLNPATFEAKIEPGKPMVTRKRRWSAPESRKLEKSEDEPPLTLPKPSFIPQEVKICIEGRSNVGK from the exons ATGAAATCTAATCAAGAAAGGAGCAATGAAAGCCTGCCACCAAAGAAACGTGAAATTCCCGCCACCAGTCGACCTTCTGAAGAGAAGACAGTCGGAACGACAAATGAAAACCACCGTACCAATAGTTTATCATGGCTCCCCACCACAGTAAGCAGCCATGGTGGATGTCATCATGGGCATGCAGGAACTTCAATAGAAGCTGGTTTACAGCAGGGGGTAGGTTTACATAAAACACATTCAACTGGTATAGACTATTCTCCCCCCAGTGCTCCAAGGTCGGTACCAACAGTAACAACAGTTCCTGCCATTTATCAAACTGCGCAGTCTCAATCAGGGGCATCTGTATCTCCCGTGCAATATACTAATGTGCCCCACACGTTCCAGTTTATTGGGCCGCAGTATAGTGGACCATCATATGCAGGATTCATCAATTCGCAGCTAATTTCACCTACATCGAATTCCACATCAAGCGCTGTATCCTCAGCAGCAACAGGAATCACCACTCCATCACAACGCACCCAGATGGAAGCGTATTCCACTATGCTGGCAAATGTAAGCAGCTTAACCCAGCATGGGCATAAAATTGAATCACATCTAGATCGGACTCCTGGATTGATTGCAGCAGGATCACCACCTACCCAGTCAAGTCAATATGTCCATATTTCCAGCTCATCACAGAGTGGAGCCAGAACTCTATCACCACCAACTATCCCAGTACATTTACATACCCACCCAGTGATTCCACACACACTGACCCTGGGCACTTCCTCCCAAGTGGTTGTGCAGTACTCTGATTCAGGAGCTCATTTTATTGCTAGGGACCGTACAAAGAAAGAAGAGAGTTCCAGGTCACAAGCCAAGGAAATATTAAATGGTGGATTTTTAGTTCCTTCCTCTACAGATGCACAGTTATTGAAAGCAGGCAATAATAAACCAGCTTCCCAACATTATGAGACAAGGCACATAGTGGTGCACCCTAGTACAGAATTTGGTGCTCGGGATCACTCAGGTGTTCGGACCTCTGTCATGGTAGTGCCCAACAGCAACACAGCTGCCATGGACATTGATGTTCCACAAACCATTAAGAGAGAAACCTCACCCTCAACAGCTCATAACAAGGGAAGCTTACACTTAGGAAAACCAGCCCACCGGTCCTATGCTTTATCCCCACAACAGACTTTATGCGCAGAAAGCGTAAAAACAGTGGCCACTTTATCTCCTCACACAGTCATCCAGACAACTCACAGTGCAGCAGAGCAACTTTCTGTTGGGCTGCCTGCTGCAGCCTTTTATGCGGGTACACAACAGCCAGTTATTGGCTATCTCAGCAGTCAGCAGCAAACCATTGGCTATCCTGGAAATTTGCCACAGCACTTGGTGATTCCTGGCACTCAGCCTTTGCTCATACCAGTTGGCAATCCGGACATTGAATCATCTGCAGTGGGGGTAGCGCCTGCTATTGTCACTTCATCTCCCCAATTTGCAGCAGTGCCTCATACATTTGTCACTACTCCCATTCCTAAAAGCGATAACTACAGTGCTGAATCACTAACAACTCAAACAGCCTACCAGACCGCTTTGGTTCCGGCTCAATTCCACCTCCCAGTTGTACAGTCTGTTGCTTCTCCTATGGCAGCTGCACCTACACTGCCCCCTTATTTTGCAAAAGGGTCAATCATTCAGCTAGCCAATGGTGATCTAAAAAAAGTAGAGGATTTGAAAACAGAAGACTTCATACAGAGCGCTGATATTAGCAACGACTTGAAAATAGACTCCAGCACAGTTGAGAGGATTGAGAATAGCCATAGTCCAGGCATTGCTGTGATACAATTCGCTGTTGGAGAACACAGGGCACAG GTCAGCGTAGAAGTCTTGATAGAATATCCATTTTTTGTATTTGGCCAAGGCTGGTCATCATGTAGTCCTGAGAGAACAAGCCAGCTGTTTGATTTACCATGCTCAAAATTGTCCGTAGGAGATGTCTGCATATCGCTTACACTCAAGAATCTGAAAAATGGCTCCATAAAAAAGGGGCAACCCATGGATTCAGCTAGCATCTTGCTGAAGCACCCAAAGAATGACAGTATGTCAGGAAACAGACATAGATATGCAGAACAGGAGAATGGGATTAATCAGGGAAGCGCACAGGTATCCTCTGAGAATGGTGAACTAAGGTGCCCTGCCGGATTGAATCCTGCAACCTTTGAAGCCAAAATTGAACCTGGCAAACCCATGGTgacaaggaagaggaggtggtCTGCCCCAGAATCAAGAAAACTAGAGAAATCTGAAGATGAACCACCATTGACTCTTCCCAAGCCTTCTTTTATTCCTCAGGAGGTTAAGATTTGCATCGAAGGTCGATCCAATGTAGGCAAGTGA